The following DNA comes from Molothrus ater isolate BHLD 08-10-18 breed brown headed cowbird unplaced genomic scaffold, BPBGC_Mater_1.1 matUn_MA100, whole genome shotgun sequence.
TGGGATCATCTATGGCACGCCAGGCTCCTGTGGGATCATCCATGGGATCTGTGTGCCCCTGTTGGTTCTTGGGATCTGTGGGATCATCcatgggatctgtgggatcaTCTGTGGGATCATCTttgggatctatgggatcatCTATGGCACtttctgggctgctctgggatcgTCCATGGGGTCTGTGGGATCATCTGTGGGACCATCTATGGCACTCCAGGCTCCTGTGGGATCATCCATGGGGTCTGTGGGATTATCtttgggatctgtgggatcATCTGTGGAATCATCCATGGCActctctgggctgctgtgggatcATCCATGGGGTCTGTGGGATCTTCCATGGGGTCTgtgggatctatgggatcatCCATGGCACTCTCTGGGCTGCCGTGGGATCGTCTGTGGGATCTGCTGGATCATCTGTGGGATCTGCGTGCCCCTGTTGGTTCTTGGGATCTGTGGGATCATCCATGGGGTCTGTGGGATTACCtttgggatctgtgggatcATCCGTGGCACTCTCTGGAACTTTGGGGGTCTCTGTAGGGTCTGGGGGGGCTGTAGGGACCTCCTGGGAGCTCTGTAGAGCCTGGGGGTTCTGTGGGGTCCCATGGGACTCTAtaggggctgggggggctccaTGGGGAAACTGTGGGAGGGCTCGGggggctctggaggggctgggagtcCCTCTGGGGGTCCATAGGgctttggggagggggctcagggtTCCCATCCCTGACCCCCTTTTGACCCCCCCCCAACCCCATTGCAGTACGAGAGCCAAACGTCCTTCGGGTCCATGTACCCCACCCGCATCGAGGGGtgagtggggagggggctctgggggggaAGGGGGACCCCAGACCCCTGAATCCTCCTGGGAAGGatggggagcagcctggggagacCCCAGACCCCTGAATCCTCCTGGGAAGGatggggagcagcctggggagacCCCAGACCCCTGAATCCTCCTGGGAAGGATGGGGAGCACCCAGGGGAGACCCCAGACCCCTAAACCCTCCTGGGAAGGATGGGGAGCACCCAGGGGAGACCCCAGACCCCTGAATCctcctgggaagggagggggagcACCCAGGGGAGACCCCAGACCCCTGAATCctcctgggaagggagggggagcAGCTTGGGGGGACCCCAGACCCCTGAATCctcctgggaagggagggggagcagcctggggggaCCCCAGACCCCTAAATCCTCTGGGAATGGAGGGGGAGCACCCAGGGGAGACCCCAGACCCCTGAATCctcctgggaagggagggggagcACCCAGGCCAGGCTTTTTGGGGTGGGAGTGTCACCTCTCGTGTCCCCTCCAGGGCCACCCGGCTGTTCTGTGACGTTTACAACCCCCAGAGCAAAACCTACTGCAagaggctgcaggtgctgtgcccCGAGCACTCCCGGGACCCCAAGGTGGGCACAGaatgaggttttggggtggaattTAAGGGGATCTGTGCCCTGAGCACTCATGGGACCCTAAGGTGGGCACAGaatgaggttttggggtggaattTAGGGGATCTGTGCCCAGAGCACTCATGGGACCCCAAggtgggcacagggggacaaAACAGGGGTAGTGCCCAGGACAGTCTTGAGATCCCTAAGTGGGCACAGaatgaggttttggggtggaattTACGGGATCTGTGCCCTGAGCAGTCCAGGGACCCCTAAGTGGGCACAGaatgaggttttggggtggaattTAGGGGATCTGTgcccagagcattcccaggaCACCAAGGTGGACACGGGAggggggacagcacaggggcagtgcccaggacaCTCCTGAGACCCCAAGGTGGGCACAGaatgagggtttggggtggaattTAGGGGATCTGTGCCCAGAGCACTCCTGGGACCTCAAGGTGGGCACAGaatgaggttttggggtggaattCAGGGAATCTGTGCCCTGAGCACTTCCAGGACACCAAGGTGGACatgaggggacagcacaggggcagTGCCCATGACACCAAGGTGGACatgaggggacagcacaggggcagtgcccaggacaCTTCCAGGACCCCCAGGGTGGCCGTGGAGGTGGCAGGGGgggctctgggtgtccccagcccggcGCTGACCCCGTGCCCGCCCAGGTGCCCGCGGATGAGGTGTGCGGGTGCCCTCTGGTGCGCGACGTCTTCGAGCTGACCGGGGACTTCTGCCGCGTCCCCAAGCGCAAGTGCCACCGTCACTACTGCTGGGAGAAGCTGCGCCGCGCCGAGGTGGACCTGGAGCGCGTCCGCGTGGTGGGTGCCACCGCCCAGcgtccccacagtgtccccaaagtgtccccacGCTGCTCCATGTCCCCGTGGTGTCTGTCCCATGTTCCGCTGTCCTCATGtggtccccatgtccccacactgtcctgtgtccctgtctccttgtcactgtccctggtgctgtccccaCGCTGTTCTTGGCACCATCCCCAcactgtcccatgtccccacactgtccccacgctgtcccctcctgcagtGGTACAAGCTGGACgagctgtgtgtccctgtccctgtccctgtccctctccccacAGTGGTACAAGCTGGACGAGCTGTTCGAGCAGGacagtgtcccagtgtccctgtccctgtcccacactgtccctgtccctgtccccacagtggtACAAGCTGGACGAgctgtgtgtcactgtccctgtccccacattgtccctgtccctgtccccacagtggtACAAGCTGGACGAGCTGTTCGAGCAGCacagtgtcactgtccctgtccctgtcccacactgtctctgtccctgtccccacactgtccctgtccccacagtggtACAAGCTGGAtgagctgtgtgtccctgttcctgtccccatactgtccctgtccctgtccccacactgtccctgtccccacagtggtACAAGCTGGACGAGCTGtttgtcactgtccctgtccccacattgtccctgtccctgtccccacagtggtACAAGCTGGACGAGCTGTTCGAGCAGGAGCGCAACGTGCGGGCGGCCATGACGAACCGGGCGGGGCTGCTGGCGCTGATGCTGCACCAAACCATCCAGCACGACCCTCTGACCACGGACCTGCGCTCGGACCGCTGAGCAGGGCCTGGCTCGGGCTGCTGACCGCCCCTggagccccaaaaccccccagacccctccccacatcccccccACCCCTGGTTCCTGGGTGCTCCCCCATCCCCAAATAAACTGGGTGTGCAAAAGGagtctgggggtgtccctgggctctCAGTGGGATTTGTGGGATATAGGGAGGGATTTCTGTGGGGTCTTTGGGATCCTGGGGGTGCCTTTTGGGGGAATTTCAGGAGCTTTGGGGTTCTGGTACCCCCCCAGAccctgcagaggctgtggggaTCCCTTCTCTGGCCTTGGGGGTGGCTGAGGGGGTCCTGAGGAGACTGGGGGGTCTTTGGGGGACAGGGGGGATGGAAATGGGAGCAGCAACCAAGAGGGGCATTGAGGGGTCCCAGGCGGTTTTGGGGGGCTCTTTGTGGGGGGGTCCTGAGGGTTCTGTGGGAGTGGTCATAGGAGCACTGTCCAagagggggctgggaggggtcCCTGGTGGTGTTTGGGGTCCTttgggggggtcctgagggTCTTGGGCAGAGGGAAATGTCAGCACTGTCCAAGGGGGAAGCTGGGAGGGGTCCCTGGTGGTGTTCGGGGTCCTTTGTGGGGTCCTGAGCAGGGGGAAGGGTCCCAATGCGCGCGGGGAAAACGCTCAGGATTCATTAGCATAGTCACGCCCACGCCGTGCCTCATTAGCATAGCACCGCCCCTCCTCGTCACGCGCCCGCTGTCACGTGCCCCTCCTCTCCCATGGGTCGCCTATCGCCCCGCCCCTCCctggttttcccttttctcattGGTCCATGCCAAATCATGTGACCCACAGACCCCGCCCACTACCTTTCCCGCCCGGCGTTTCCGCTTCTGGCACAGGGCCCCGCCTCCTCCGCCCCCCGCGGCCTCGCGGCGTCGccggaggaagaggaggaggaagaggtggaggaagaggaagagctgcGCCACAGGCGGGGGCGGATGGGAACGGTGAGAGGCCAGGGGGGTGCGGAACCTCAGCGGGGTTCGGCGAGGAGCGGGGAGCGTGAGGGATCCGAGCGGGGAGACGCGGCCGGTGGGGACGGGCGGGcggctgggggggggggggtcgtCGGGTCGTCGGGGGGAAGGGGCGTGAGGGAGAGGactgggaaagggagagggagttTGGGGGCAGTTTGTGAGGGGGAGAGGCTGTTTGTGAGGGAaaggggcagttttggggcagTTTGTGAGGGGGAGGGGCAGTTTGGGGTTGTTTCTGAGGGGGAGGGGCAGTTTGGGGTTGTTTCTGAGGGGGAGGGGCAGTTTGGAGGGCAGTTTTGGGGGCTGTTTGTGAGGGGAAGGGGCGGTTTGTGAGGGGGAGGAGCGGTTTGAGGGCGGTTTGTGAGGGGAAGGGGCGGTTTGTGAGGGGAAGGGGCGGTTTGAGGGCAGTTTGTGAGGGGGAAGCGGCAGTTTAGGGGCAGTTTATGAGGGGGCGGCACCGCTTACAGGGTATTTGTGGTTGGGGGCGGAACTCCGGGCCAGTTTTGGGGGTGTCCTTGCGGGGCAGGGGCGGACCcggagctgtgtttgtgtgggggaggggagggggcccTGGCggtgggggaggggaggatAGAGTCAcgtggggagggggcggggccgggctgtgTTTGGGGGCGGGGTCCGGGGGGGTGTTTGGGCTCTCGGGGCCGGCCGTgaccccctccccaccctctccCCGGGGCTCTCAGCCCCCCCGCAGGATGGCGGAGGGCTGGGCCGAGTGCCCGGCGCTGGGCCCGGGCTGGCAGCGCCGCGAAGCTTTTCGGAAATCCGGGGCCACCAGCGGCCGCAGCGACACCTACTACAAGAGGTTGCCcttccccaaaaacccccaacgcccccctcccacccccacGGGACTGCGGCTGGGGCCGCTTCTGCCCTTTCTCCCTCCTAGACCCCATCCCGTGTCCATCTGGGggcttccccccaccccccggTGGTGTTTCAGAGCCCATCTCCCCCTCCAGGATCTCCCCTGGGCCAcctcagtgcccctttccccaaATATTCCCAGTCCCCTCCAATTCTTCCAGGCTATTTTAGGGCTTGGTGGGTCCTTTTTGAGAGTTTTGGGTTCCCCTGGGCTCTGTTTGGTCCCCCTTTCCCAATCTCCCTTTGGCATTTGGGGGCTCCCCCAGGCTCAGCGGTTCCCCTGTGGTTTTGGGGCCGTtcctggggattttggggccCATCTGACCACACTCCCCGGCAGCCCCACAGGGCAGAAGTTCCGCAGTAAGATCGAGCTGCGGCGGTTCCTGGGCCCTGGGCACGACCTGAGCAACTTCGACTTCAAATCGGGGCAGCAGCGACCTGGCCCCACCCGGGTATGGGGGATGGGACCCTAAAAAACCACGGGAGGGGgcacaaaaatcccaaaaaacctcGGGGAGGGAAACCTGGAGTTCTCCTTGGGGGGCAGCCCCATGACTAGAAAGGAATTAGGGGTGGAATAAAAAGATTGGGCAGAAGAAGCTCCTCAAAATGAAGTTGAGGAGAACCTAAATTGGGGAAGGGGAGAAACATGGGGTCTTTAAACTGGGGAGGAACAGTCAATGGGGGTTTTATGGGGGTTTTGAAGTGGCCCCTTTTTGTGCCTTTCAGACCAAGAAGAGCCCAAAATGGCACCTGCCCGCCGGGcccctcccagagccccccaaaatcttcaaaaaggaggaggaggaggtggaggtggaAGTGGAGGTGGGCGGGGCTGAGACCGAGAAGGCCCCACCCTCATCAGTTCAGGCCCTGCCCACCCCCATCCAGGCCACGCCCTCTCCATCTGTGGCCACGCCCCTGCCGGAGCCCCCCCATCGCCGGACCCGGAAGCGGCCGCCCCTGGAGCCCCCCCAGGATGGGGTGGTGGCGTGAGtgggggatgggggggggggtccctgggggtcctCCAGGTGTGGGGGTGGGGGTGCCCTGGAACTCTTAGCGTGGGGAGGGGGTCCCAGGAGCGGGGGGTGACCCCAAGAGGGAGGGattggggtccctggggggaGTTTGGTAGAGCCCTGGAGAGGAGTTTTTAGTGGGGGGGGGATTCCCTcaggggggttctggggggCAGTGGGGGTGTTGGGGTCCCCCTAGCCCCCCCCAAAAATGCTGCcctctcctctgcaggctgtgtgcTGGCTGCCAGAGCCTCTTcccgggggtgtccctgccccccCAGCGCCGCTGCCGCTGGCTCTGCCCTGACTGCCGTGGTGAGCTTCGGCCTCAGCgccctcctcctcatcctctccgtgctcctcctcatcctctccgtgctcctcctcatcctctccgtgctcctcctccttctcttgaGTTTCCCTCACCTTCTTCATCTCTCTCAGagctttttgtgttttatcCTCTTCCTTATTATCCTGTTGTTCTTTGCCTTCATTCCCtgggtttttcccctccatcatcatcatcatcatccccTGGATTGTTTTAACCTCATAATTATCATTTTATTCCAACTtcccattcctcctcctctttcctggttcttcctgctcctttttccctctgctttggaCCATTCTGGTGGGGAAGGAGTTTGGGAGGGGGAGTCAGGAGGGaatcccaggaaagctggggtGACCCTGACCCCCTTCCTccacctcccccagcccagagaCGAGACTTCAACCGGGAGCAGCGATTCTACAAGGTACCCCCAATCCCTCAGGGGGGTTGAATGGtgctccccaaatccctcagggggtttgggggctcccccagagccctgacacCCCCTGCCCACAGCGGGTGGGCTGTGGCACGTGCCAGGCCTGTCGCATCCCCGAGGACTGCGGCATCTGCAGCGCCTGCGCCCGCAGCGCCCCCGGGGGCCCCGCAGGGCCCGGCCGGACCCCCAAGTGCCTCCTGCGCCGCTGCCTGCGCATCGTCAAGAAGGTACCGGCACCCCCCTGTCACTGGCACCCCTCTGGGTGTCACCAACGcccccccagtgtcaccagcaccccctcAATGTCACCGGCACCCCCTTGTCACTGTCACCCACTCTGGTGTCATCAACAtccccccagtgtcaccaaCACCCCCTTGTCACTGTCACCCACTCTGGTGTCACCAACAtccccccagtgtcaccaacatccccccagtgtcaccaaCACCCCCTTGTCACTGTTACCTCCCTCGGTGTCACCAACACCCCCCCAGTGTCACAAACATGCCCTCaatgtcaccagcacccccctgtcactgtcccttgTCTGTGGCTGCTCATTCACCCATGTCCTCCTATATCCTCCCGTCTTATCCCATATATGTTATCCCATATTTTCCCAtgttttcccacatttccctgtgttttcccATGTTCATTATCCCATATTATCCTATGTTTTCCCATGTTTTCCCatatttccctgtgttttgtCCCCgcagggcctgggctgcagctcctgccttgtccccctgtcccctgtctgtgGCTGCTCATTCACCCACGTCCTCCTATACCCTCGAGTGTTACCCCATATTTGTTATCCCATATTTTCCCATATTCCCCATGTGTTACCCCATATTTGTtaccccattttttcccatgttttccCATATttgtccctgcagggcctgggctgcGGCTCCTGCcttgtccccctgtccctgtcccttgtcTGTGGCCATTCATTCACCCACGTCCTCCTATAGGCTCGAGTGTTATCCCATGTTTGTTATCCTATATTTTCCTGTGTTATCCCATATTTGTcaccccattttttcccatgttttccCATATTTGTCCCCGCAGGGCCTGGGCTGCGGCTCCTGCGCCGCCTGCCTGAGCACCGAGGACTGCGGCAGCTGCTGCATCTGCCTGCGGCGCCTGCAGCCCGGCCTCAAGCGCCAGTGGCGCTGCCTGCGCCGCCGCTGCCTGCGCCCCAAGGTGGGACTGtccccccagaacccccccagtgtcacccctgccgtccctggcacccccagccaCCTCCCCGCTGTCACCCTGGTGTGCCCCACACCCGTTGTCACCTGCTGACCCCTCACCCTGTGTCCCCCTAGAAAGCCAGAGTGGCCAAGAAGCCGCAGAGCCCCCGGCCCCTGACAGAGGTGAGTGTGGGACCCCCACACCGGGCAGTGGCAAAGCACAGACCCCCGGGTGTTCGGGGAGAGGGGGGACCCCCAAAGTGCCCCCCTCAGCCCCATTTCCTCCCTCCAGAAGTGGAAGCCTCTCGTGGAGCGGGAGCCCAGTGA
Coding sequences within:
- the MBD1 gene encoding methyl-CpG-binding domain protein 1 isoform X6; its protein translation is MGTPPRRMAEGWAECPALGPGWQRREAFRKSGATSGRSDTYYKSPTGQKFRSKIELRRFLGPGHDLSNFDFKSGQQRPGPTRTKKSPKWHLPAGPLPEPPKIFKKEEEEVEVEVEVGGAETEKAPPSSVQALPTPIQATPSPSVATPLPEPPHRRTRKRPPLEPPQDGVVALCAGCQSLFPGVSLPPQRRCRWLCPDCRAQRRDFNREQRFYKRVGCGTCQACRIPEDCGICSACARSAPGGPAGPGRTPKCLLRRCLRIVKKGLGCGSCAACLSTEDCGSCCICLRRLQPGLKRQWRCLRRRCLRPKKARVAKKPQSPRPLTEKWKPLVEREPSDTSGARHRKLLNKGKEKKKPGRPPKAPGLRGEKEEPLGGAEKGSRPLPGPPLRLCPIKEESGPLPRLEVRPPGCLGPSLDTWDPPVTPPAPQDPRLGLLIASAPRLKGAPPEPSVAPQRPPSGDLGVLIAATPRVKQEQPQPSASLVPVPPQPPPAQLVVLDESEEEEEEEEEEGSSRVPFPLPPAPQLWPGSFLEELAEIPLPAHWGVVGADGGPGPCPARGLRLVQRCPRSSMAAAAVLLNPGLAFRVLVARGRPVPPGHEVLARRPPLRSVLDLVELLCDLEAYGPCPGPPGPPARPPAPRCHVLVRGGRCCRPCQMLAGEGH
- the MBD1 gene encoding methyl-CpG-binding domain protein 1 isoform X7 gives rise to the protein MGTPPRRMAEGWAECPALGPGWQRREAFRKSGATSGRSDTYYKSPTGQKFRSKIELRRFLGPGHDLSNFDFKSGQQRPGPTRTKKSPKWHLPAGPLPEPPKIFKKEEEEVEVEVEVGGAETEKAPPSSVQALPTPIQATPSPSVATPLPEPPHRRTRKRPPLEPPQDGVVALCAGCQSLFPGVSLPPQRRCRWLCPDCRAQRRDFNREQRFYKRVGCGTCQACRIPEDCGICSACARSAPGGPAGPGRTPKCLLRRCLRIVKKGLGCGSCAACLSTEDCGSCCICLRRLQPGLKRQWRCLRRRCLRPKKARVAKKPQSPRPLTEKWKPLVEREPSDTSGARHRLLNKGKEKKKPGRPPKAPGLRGEKEEPLGGAEKGSRPLPGPPLRLCPIKEESGPLPRLEVRPPGCLGPSLDTWDPPVTPPAPQDPRLGLLIASAPRLKGAPPEPSVAPQRPPSGDLGVLIAATPRVKQEQPQPSASLVPVPPQPPPAQLVVLDESEEEEEEEEEEGSSRVPFPLPPAPQLWPGSFLEELAEIPLPAHWGVVGADGGPGPCPARGLRLVQRCPRSSMAAAAVLLNPGLAFRVLVARGRPVPPGHEVLARRPPLRSVLDLVELLCDLEAYGPCPGPPGPPARPPAPRCHVLVRGGRCCRPCQMLAGEGH
- the MBD1 gene encoding methyl-CpG-binding domain protein 1 isoform X8, coding for MGTPPRRMAEGWAECPALGPGWQRREAFRKSGATSGRSDTYYKSPTGQKFRSKIELRRFLGPGHDLSNFDFKSGQQRPGPTRTKKSPKWHLPAGPLPEPPKIFKKEEEEVEVEVEVGGAETEKAPPSSVQALPTPIQATPSPSVATPLPEPPHRRTRKRPPLEPPQDGVVALCAGCQSLFPGVSLPPQRRCRWLCPDCRAQRRDFNREQRFYKRVGCGTCQACRIPEDCGICSACARSAPGGPAGPGRTPKCLLRRCLRIVKKGLGCGSCAACLSTEDCGSCCICLRRLQPGLKRQWRCLRRRCLRPKKARVAKKPQSPRPLTEKWKPLVEREPSDTSGARHREKEEPLGGAEKGSRPLPGPPLRLCPIKEESGPLPRLEVRPPGCLGPSLDTWDPPVTPPAPQDPRLGLLIASAPRLKGAPPEPSVAPQRPPSGDLGVLIAATPRVKQEQPQPSASLVPVPPQPPPAQLVVLDESEEEEEEEEEEGSSRVPFPLPPAPQLWPGSFLEELAEIPLPAHWGVVGADGGPGPCPARGLRLVQRCPRSSMAAAAVLLNPGLAFRVLVARGRPVPPGHEVLARRPPLRSVLDLVELLCDLEAYGPCPGPPGPPARPPAPRCHVLVRGGRCCRPCQMLAGEGH